Part of the Lolium rigidum isolate FL_2022 chromosome 6, APGP_CSIRO_Lrig_0.1, whole genome shotgun sequence genome, GCCAATCCAGTGTTCCATGCGAgaacaaagcatattgagattgattttcattttgtgagAGAACGTGTTTCGCGAAGGCTGCTAGACATACGATATATCTCCACTAATGATCAAGTGGCGGATGGCTTTACAAAGCCCTTGCAACTTCGACAACTTCAGGCATTTAGAAGCAACCTCAACTTAGACAAGTTTCGGTTGAGGGAGGATGTTAAACGATAGACATAGAAGTTGTTATACGGTTTGTAAAATATCGGTGAGTTATAAACCGATCTGTAGATTTTCCTTGTAGATCAAGACTTGTAACAAACCTGATGTATATCTGAGCGTTTGCTCCCCTATATTAACACGCAGGCTGCCTGAGGCAAAGGGCAAGCTTCAAACCAATCTAATCTCGTTTACTTTTAGCGTGGTTAGCTCATCCCAGTTTGGCTAAACAAGTAGTTGTATTGACTTCATTTGCAACTCGTTGAGCCGAGCAGATAGAAGTGAAGCTTCTTCTATATGCTGGTTTCACTGTAGACCTAAGAGCTATCTGAAATACTTGTGGGAGCAGGATCCAccaatttaaaattttaaaaatataactAATGACACGACACTTACCTCGTGTCCAAAGCACAAAAAGCATTGTTCATGTGCATTTGCCTTCCTTTAGAACAAGTAGAAACCCGCAACAAACAAGAAACTTGAAGAGCATTTGCCTTGACAAGTGAGCCCGGATGCGCATAAAGCTACTGTATTTGTTTTAAACCTAAGGTAACGACCAGAAATTTATTCGTGCAAGTTCTCATACAAAGTTAGTCTTTCACGACATATGCAGAAAGGACGAAATGTATTTTGCATCACAGGTTATGTAACTTACCTGGCGGGGGCGCGGCGGGGATATGTTTTGCGCATCAGTTTATAAGTTTTGCACCCTACCTTTCTAAGTTGCCTAAATTTTAGAATCAATTTTTAGAATTCACAAGTACTCCGTACAATTTTAACAAGTTCTAAAAATGGTTGTGTTGTTGACAATTGTGAGGATAACCAACAGTAAAATTATTGGTGCTGAAAAGAGGTATATGTCTCCGTCAAGTTTGCAAAATTATGCATACAAGACTAGAATAATGTTCAACATGTCGAAATAATCAATTTAGTGGAAGAATATCTACTGTAGTAGTATATATGATCTCCTTCGACTGAGAAAATATTATTCGTCAGTTTATACTTTACTAATTTTTCGTACAGATCTAAAATTGTTCACACTGTTGTAATGATTGTTCATCTGCTCATAGTTGAAAAAAATGTGCACTTTTGCATGGATCTCAAGGGCGTATCGATTGTTCCCGACGCCGACTGGAAAAATCTCAGACGACTCAGTAAACCAAGAAAATTTAAACTTAATCTTCAAGTAAATTTGAGTACGAAGTACTATTTTTCTAGAGAGCAAATTTGATGGAGTGTTCCTGCCTTGTCGGTAAATGTTCGTAGGGCCCGCCTCGTCTTCCAACTAGCTCCACGTTCCACAGGTCAGACTCGGCTGGATCCTCGAGTTGCTCCGCCGGCCCCCCCGCAGCCTGCCCCGCCGGCGAATCCACCGATCTTTCCTACTGGCCCCCTCCGGATGCCGGCGATGAGCGGCGGGCTTCCGGGTTTCCGTACGCACCCTACTCCCCTGATTACTACTCTCCCCAACTGAATCGAAGTCTCGATTCCCCTTTAGTTTGGGCGTATTTCTCCTTTTTTGTCTACTGCTGTGAACCGCAACATTTGTAGAATAATCTGACCAGCAAGCCCTCTGTTGCCTTCTGCAGACAATGCGCCGGTGTCGAGAGCCGTGGTCGTCGCTGCCGTGCTCTTCTCCGTCCCCTTCGGCTTCCGCGGCCGCTTCCTCGACCTTGGCCTGTCCTACCAGGCAAGTTGCCCTACCATACCTAACCTAGTGCCTGTACTCTGAATTAAGGGTGGGAACTGAAGGCAAATTGTGTGTGATGGTATCTAACTGGGGGTTTGACGATGCAAACTTAATGGGATCCCCGTTCCCTGTGTCAATTTGGTTTGTTTGGAGGTGCGCTTGTCTATCACATAACAATGTCACGAAATGCAGCTGATTATGTTCACCACCCCTTATGAATGCAGAGTATTTACGAAAATCTGAGGATATGGAGGGTGATCGCCTCGCAGTTTGCTTTCTCGTCGACGCCTGAGCTGATCTTTGGAGTGGCTTTGCTGTACTACTTTAGGGTGTTTGAGCGGCAGATAGGCTCGAACAAGTATGCAGTAAGTAAAGAGTTTGCTTAAGACACTGCATATGCACTTGTTATATGTCATTTTCTGATGCTGATGTAGTTTATTTAAACATGTAGGTATTCATTGCATTCTCCATGACTGTGTCCGTACTGCTTCAGATCCTAGCTTTAGCTTACCTGCAAGGTATGCATGGCTGCTCTTTTTATTTTCATAATGTCTTATCCTGTGAAATGCTGATTTTAATTGTTGGTGACCAAATAAGTAGATTTGTTTCGTACGGGTCGGTTACTTGGTACAAGATGGGAAATCTTAGGTTAGTGTCGTTTCATACCTGATGGAAATGCTTATCTTCCATCTAGATACATACACAATAGAATTGATTTCCTTGAAGATCATACAAACCACGGCCAAACATGGTTTTGCTTTCAAGTTATCTTGCTTCCTGTGCTGTTAACATGGTAGATTCGTATATCCCATCTAGCTAAGCCTTCCTTCTAGCGAGCCTCGCATAATGGATTCTAATCAAGGAAACCTGATGGAAATGCTTATCTGCCATCTAGATACGTATACAGTGAAAATTGATTTCCTTGAAGATCACACAAACCATGGCCAAACATGGTTTTGGTTTCCGACATATCTTGCTTCCAGTGCTCTTAACATGGCGGATTTTTGTATCTCATCTATCTAAGCCTTCCTTTCAGAGAGCCTCGCATAATGGATTCTAATCAAGGAAAACAAAAATAACTAATAAAACTACTAGTTTTCACCACATTAATTTTGGTGGGTTTTTCTTTAGTCAACTGTTGTAATATATTCACCTGTTGGCTGTTGGACTATATATattttcttcttctgactttTAGACTCCCGCTATTTCTTTTCCATGTTTATGTAGTTATTTGTTTTGTCTAACATCTTGGTCATGGAAATGCAGATCCATCTTTCAACCCATTGACATCTGGACCATATGGTCTCATATTTGCATCTTTTGTACCCTTCTTCTTTGACATTCCCATCTCAACAAAGTTTCGCATATTTGGGCTGCGTTTATGTGACAAGTCATTCATATATTTGGCAGGACTCCAGGTCTGTTCTGAGATAATTGTTATCCTTGTCATAAATCTTCCACTGTTCCGTTGTGTTGTAGCTTTATATTTTAATTTTATATCTTCAGCTTCTTTTCTCATCTGGAAGACGTTCTGTTATACCTGGACTGTCTGGTATACTGGCTGGGCTTTTGTACCGTCTAAACATATTCGGTATCCGCAGGCTGAAGGTAACTACTAAGATCTTCAAGAAGTGTGAATAATGCACTCTGCCAACGTCTTTCCAGAAGTTTGAATTGTGCTTTCTACGTGCAATTATTTTTTCTCTACAAGTCTAGTTTATACATATGGCCCAGATGTTGGCATATTGGTATAGTTAGATATGTGCAGTATCTGAAAATCCTGTTTAGGTTTCTGACTGAAGCTGTCTGATGGCATTGACATGAAGGATTAAGTATAGTTGTTGGCTAGGGGATTTTCTGAATGGCCATTTTTTTCTCGGATATTTCTGTTCCCTTGGTAATGTTTAGTTGTTTACCATATGTGCTTATGTGATAAGCCGATAAGCACTTGTGTGGGTCTCTAAATACCTACAGCCACGTTGTTATTGAGACTTTGATCATTACAGGTCCCAGATTGTGCAACTTCAATCTTCTCCCGGTTATCATGGCCATGGCCTAACATCTCTTATCAAAGATTACCAATTTCAAGCACTGATGAAAATATTCCTCGTCGCCAAGCTCATCAGATGGAGGCAAGTATTTTCAATATATTGACTTTGTTTAGAGATTAGCACATTAAAGCATCTATATTTCAAAAGAAGTGCTCCTTTAAAGGCCATTTGTTCTGTtcagtatgtacttattgaataatGATAGAATGCTCAAGGAAATGCAGTTTTGCTATATAACTACTTTATTACAGTTTCCCTGCAAACTGTATGCTTCGAAATAAGCTTGATAGAGCTGTAGCACCTTGTGGCTGTCTCCTTTGTAGCTTAGGATGTTATTCTATGACTAATCCTTGTAGCTGAATTAGGGTATCATGCAAATTCTTCAAACTCTGTTATATACCTGTTCAGCGATAAAATGTTGGCTCTGTGGAATGCATTATGATCCTAACAAGCATCTATTTGATGTGGAACGGTCTTGCCAAGTTGGAACAGTCATAAGATCAAGTTACCTCACATTAATTTAAGATCACGTGGTATTACTGGATTCCTTATGTAAAACCATGATTAATTTTTGTTCTTCTGTTCTGATTATTACCCTTATCATTGAGCATAGCAGACATTCCCTGGTTTAATCTGACCCCTCTTCCTGATCAATGTTTGCCTTTTGGTACAGGACGAGCACACAACTACCCTGGATCCTATGGAGTCCTCAATCGCCACGCTAGTTTCCATGGGTTTTGATCGTGCTTCTGCAGTTCAGGCTCTTGCACTGACAAATAATGATGTCAATTTGGCCTCAAATATCCTGCTCGAAGCACAGTGAGCAATGGCGTAGAACTCATTTCATGTAGCTGAAGGTTGATGCTTTGTAAATGATGAAAGAATGTGAAGTGGTTCTTCTGGTCCAGAGTATTTTGAGGATTTGAGGCAACTAAACTCCATGGTATAACATAGAAGTTAGATAGTTGAAAGAAATACGCTTAGGAACTTTATGCCAGAATGTGCTTTTGTCCTTGCATGAAAATGTAGTAGCTGGGGGACGTAATATCTAGAAATATGCGTAGGTACTTTGTGCAAGACTGCTGGTGCTGGATGTAATTTCCTTTGGTCTGAAAGGAGAAGACCAAGGAAGAAGACATGTGCATTTTGGTCTGAAAGGAGAAGACCAAGGAGTCTAGAGAAGTTtcgccaagttttttttttttttgaacagggcctAGAAGGCCCCAGATTTTCATTCCGATCACACGTGGCAGGTACAAATTACAATGAGGCCCCTTGACAACTCTCGCCGTGAGAAACCTAAGATTTGAAGAAAGGCCCTCACACTTTACAAAACACACCCCGAGACAAGTTAGGAAAGCAATCGGGTCGCTGGGATGCTCTGCCACCAGATGCCGGCGTCCTCAAGGAGTCGCTGCCGGGGAACAGGGCGCAAACGCCCGAACACCCAACTCCGGCGTAACTCCATCGTCGCTGGACACCTGGAAaccaccggggacgaaccacttggtggaATCTAGGCGCCGAGCACCAGCAGCTAGGATGAGAGGCCTCCGAACTGGAGGTTGTAGTGAAGCCGCCATGCCGGCGAAGATCGTGGAGGCGAGCAGGCCGTCCACGTGGTTGAGCTCGTTGAAGAAGATCCGCAGAAGAAGCCGATGCTGGTTGAAGAAGTGCAGATCCGGCTGAGCAGCAACCTCCTCCTCGCCACTGCGGCAGGCCAGCAGCCATTGTCCTTCCGAGCTGTTCATCACCGACCCGCGACGGCGAGCCAGCCTCCTTGCAAGAACCAGAGCTAGGAGCACCGCTTACCAactccctcgccaccaaggccggccgagTGGTAAACGGAGGTCCAACCTGCTCCCTCGCTGCTGAATCTCTCAAAGCCTCCATGGCCGAGAGATCCCTCAGCTCGGCAGCTTCTCTGGAGCAGAAGAGGGCCCAGAAACGCCTTACTGGTGGAGGAGCTGGTGTTGCGCCGTTCCACCCATGGCTCCGACCGTCGGAGCAGAAGCAGAGGGAGAAGCACCCCTAGGACGCTGGAGATCTGGCGGAGAAGATCAACAGCGGCACTCCATCTACGGGGCATACGCCCAGACACAAGCATAAAGCCAAAAACCGAAGAAACCTACAGATCTACAACCTATCTACTCCGGCACCTGCACCGGACCAACTCCGGCCAGCTAGCCTGGCGGAGCGGCCATCGGCGGCCCGGTCAACGGCGGAGGCCTCTCAAGGCTACCAGGGGGAGAGCGGTGGGAGGGGGGGGGTGTGAACGACTCAAGTTTCGCCAAGTTGGAGTGGCATTTTTCCAAAGGGCAATAGTGTAATGGGAATTCAGTGTCTGAAATGTCGCCCTTTTTCGATTTGCCCATTGTAATTTGTGAAGCTATTAAGTTTCTAACATACTCCCTCTatttgcatttaatggaggcagagTTAAGTTCAGTGGATGCATGTAGGAGCTAGAGTCTAGCGTGGTGCCCACaggacatggtgttttggctcataggtgcaaaTGCCCATATTATGAATAATGTATTTAAATttcttttgaaatgtcaaaaattcTGGAAAAGAATTCTAAGTGTACATCTTGACATGCTATGTTTACACACAAATTTTTGTGAGAAAAAGACAATTTTCTTGTAGAAAAGACAAACAACATCTCATAAAAGGCTATTTTGCAGGACAGAAATTGTCTTTTATTCACAAGTTATAGAAAATGTACACCTAGATTTTTTTCAGAgttttttgacattttgaaatatgttttttaaACAATCGATGAatgtatctacacctatgagccaaaagtgATAACCGGGTGCGCACATTGATTAAAACCAACCAGAGGCAGAACTGTACATCTAAATTTTGTACTTAAAATACTAACGTTGCACAGAAAACGAAATTTAGCTCTTCTGAGTTTGTGAAATTCTCGTCAGACACATTAACTAATCAGGGGCATGTCATGCTGATTGCACGGAAGGATCCAGGACAAGACAAAACAATACTACGATAGAACCCATGACTTGTTTTTGCATACAGTTTAACGAACCATTTGCACAGAAAGATCAATGCAGAAAGGCTTTCAATTCACCACCAGAGGTCCAGAAACCTCAATGCAGAACATACCGAACAGCATCAAGCAATACAATACCTGAAAGGTTCCGAAACATAGAAATACAGAGCGGGAGCAGGGGAGGAACAGCAGCAGGATACTAGTGGTATTGCGGTGATAAAATAGAAGGAACGAAGCGCCAAACAGATCAAACTCTGCCCTAGATCAACACCCAG contains:
- the LOC124663437 gene encoding rhomboid-like protein 20 translates to MPAMSGGLPGFHNAPVSRAVVVAAVLFSVPFGFRGRFLDLGLSYQSIYENLRIWRVIASQFAFSSTPELIFGVALLYYFRVFERQIGSNKYAVFIAFSMTVSVLLQILALAYLQDPSFNPLTSGPYGLIFASFVPFFFDIPISTKFRIFGLRLCDKSFIYLAGLQLLFSSGRRSVIPGLSGILAGLLYRLNIFGIRRLKVPDCATSIFSRLSWPWPNISYQRLPISSTDENIPRRQAHQMEDEHTTTLDPMESSIATLVSMGFDRASAVQALALTNNDVNLASNILLEAQ